The genome window CCCACAGTCCACTTTCCCCATTGATTCCCTACTTCCCCCATCACGATCACTTAGACCCCCCCAGTCCTGTGTGAgttccttcttcctcctccactccccctgGTCCCTGCTTCTTCCACCACCACTGCCCAACCCTTTAGttcccaaccctctaccccccCTTACCCCTCTGAGTCCCTCATTCCCCTCTCTCCACGTCCCCTCTTCCCTCGCTATAAACATTCCAGGTAAAGAGCTCtcctttttatttcttctttttttgttggATTCCAGGCTACAGGGAATGTCTCTGGGCAGCAGATTAAGCTGCTGCCCCGATACATGGAGGCAGCAGCATGGGGCAATAGAGAGATTGCTCTGTCTGCAGCACCAGGCAGTTTGGGCCTCCTATTTTTCCTGTGAATCAGGCTTTTCTAGTGTTCTGATTTGtaccaaaataaatagtattgtGCCCgctgatgcctagaacattccctgcaATTTTGAAATTGATTGGTTGCAGTGTTCCAAAGTTATCTTTTTACAGCCTGAGAAATGCCACTGAGTTGAGCATCAGACCTTGCTTTGCTAGCTCCATAAatgcaaatcagaatggtaacGTTTTACATGCAGTGTGCAGTCACTTTGCACTTGTGTAAATGATTACACatgtgcaaggcaatggagaatcaggtccaatatATTTTAGGAGGTGAAGACCTGGTATAGTCACATATTGCACGTGGACAAATCTGGTCTGCCATTCTTGGTGACAAGAGTGAGTCAGAAACCTTAACatgaaaaaatttggtttgtttatttgttttaagggCTGTGATTACAACAGTACAGAAAATTCCAACAGTACCAAACAAAATTCATTGGAGTACCAGTCTTATAGAAATCATGAAAGCTGAGAAAATAGTGCTTGCTGGTTTACTAAAACTTAATGGTATGACTTTTGGTGTTAACCTGCTTAGAGATATGCAGTCAGACTCTACACCGTTGGATGGAATAATATTGCTTTGTCACACTCAGGAGCATTTCTAGAGAATAAAATGCGAATACACGAAGTGGCTATATCACTGGGACTGCTGAAAGGTTGATAAGAAGCAATTGTATGCATTGCTCTGTCCGAGATCATTTTTGGTCACTTCCCCTTCATATGGAGAAGAtggggagagccgggggggggggggggaggaggaaggacagaAGTGTCAGGGTCAGTGTTGAACAATTTAAGCCTGAAGCAAATATAGTTTGGTATATCTGTAAATAAGTAGTGGATTCACCTATTCTGGCCACCTTTATTTGTGTAACTGTAAATTGCAATGCCGGCCTGTGTACAGGCAAATAAcgaaattttttgaaaaaattcatAGAAAGTTAGTTATTAATAGTACGGGAGGCTTTGCAGTACTtcattagtttttgtttttgttgtttaagAGGTGCTGATGAGCTCTTGAAAAATGTTCTGGATGCTGATTAAAGAATTTTGCTAATAAAATAATCATGAGAATTTGACGGGAACCTTAACAAGTGTCAGACTCCAAGCTATTTAAATTGGGAATGTCCTGCCAAAAAAATAACAGAACTATAAATTGTCTCTTTTCAGTCAAAGGTCATTCAATATATTCTGAGTGCCAAAACGCCACACATAATTCAAATAGCTCAACCAGAAATGAGTTGAGATTTTATTTTGTGAATATAAATATGAAAACAAAGgcattgaaaatattttaattaattaaaaaaacacagcacaatgtgagatttctaatagcaaaatttaataaattaataTATGCATGccagataaaaatacaaaattacaaTTGAAATAACAATAAAGGAAACATTGTACAGTGTTGCAGATTTTACTGCAACCACGATAAAAGGCATGAAGAATTACTTAAAGTGACAAAGTACACATTTTGTTTCTGTTAAAAACAAATTACTACATGATAAAAGAACTGAGAGAAACCAGGAAGAAATCACCCAAGAAAGTGGGAAAAGAATGATAGGAAATATCAGAATATAGGCAGAAGTCCCATTTCACAGAAATCATTCTTTTTTAGTATCAGAAACGAATTACATAGAACATAAAAGCAAATTCACAATAGGTTTACATTGAGAAACATGCTAAATTACAATCACAAACTATCCAGAATGAAGATGCTTATAAAAGATGCTGCACCAGTTCTCTTGTTTCTTTTGCAGAAAGTTCTTCACCAAAGCAGGGAGAACAGGGAGCCAATCATGCAACAGAGctttagatttttgttttaaacatgataAACACCCAGGATTACTAGTACTGGAAAATGTGTTAACCTTTTTTCCACATCAGCTGAATGGCACTACAGAAGCGACACAGAGTTCCTCCATTTTTATCCTGTATACATCAAAAGCTCTAGCAAATATGGAATTCAGCAACAAGAGCcagttaaattacattaaaatattccTTCCTCCACAGAATATTGTTGTTTCCTTTTTtagaaagaacaaaacaaaacattcaaaataaaatgtcttcATTTTTTATGAGCATCTCCACCACAAGTCTCTGGTAACGGATATCATTCAGTGCAGCCATTGCATCTAGTTCTGGTGCTCGCATAAGGGTTGGTCCAAAAACAATGCCAAGATTCTCTGCATTCATGAGATTCTCCTTTTCATGAAGGGTTACCCTGTAAAGGAGGACAATATTAAACACAAGGCATCTCATACCAAATATTGGTTGATGACACGGTGCACATAGACATGTGTCTGAAAACCcctgggcagaggggaggagcAAAAAGTGCATTCTTTGCCTTTCCCAAAAACCTGTGGGCCCTGTGCAACAGGAACCACACAGAGGTGTTCTGGGGAGCATCTAGGGATTAGGTGAGTATATGCACTGTGTGGTGTAGTTAGTTGTATGTTTTCTGATCCACCATTCTTCCTTCCTGCACAGACTATTGGTGCTTCTAGCAGGCATAATCTGGGTttagggtatgtgtgtgtggtatGTTGCTACAAATCAGAACATGGGTGCACAGTAATGCTACTTTTGCCATTTATAAATGTGTTGAGGGCCATTTAGGCAGGGAGGGAAAACTCAGTTTAAAGATCCTCTTTACAGGATTGTAATAAGATTACCAATTTAAAACTCACCACAAGTGTAGTGTTCCCACTTACAGGATAGGGGAAACCTGATTGGACTCACCAGGCTCAAACTCTTTCTCTCTCATGCATTTTATTATATTCACATCTGAATTCATTTGATGTATACACTGCAAACTAACCATGACATAAAGTGGTCAACTGGACTATATGGGGTCTCCCACAGGCACAAGCCATGCAAATTACATCCCTGGCACAGACAAGAGCAGGAGCACCTGAACAGGGACTCACCTTGCGGCTGCTTTAAAATCCATCAGGGTCGCAGTGGAGCCTCATTTGTAGAGGCCATCTAACAAAGGTCAGGGCTTTGGCAGGCCTACCCCACCCCTCCTTGGCTGCATCAGGCAGCTCTTGGGTCCCTAACAGAGTGGGGTTATGAACTGCTAGTGCAGCTTTGCCACCACTTGTAGCAACTTCCTATTGCTGGTTATCTGGAAGGTAGGTTCCACCAGTGCCTGCTCCAAAGCGCACCGTCTGCTCATATCTCATCTCTGAGTGGACCGCAGAATGTAATTTACCACATGTGCACACAGAGCAGAATACACAGAGTATTCTCAGACAGTATATAGTTAAGAAGTACAGAGACACAGAATAAATGTCTCCGCAAATTCTGTTTACTGGCATAATAATAGTAAACAAAATGCTGTCTAGAGACACTAAACTTGTGCTTTGGTTTATGGCAGTTAATTGCCTTTCTCAATAAAACAAATTCAGATTTATAAATGAGTTTGTTCACAGACTAAACAAAGGACTTAATATACACTACTGCTTTACCATGAAACAAATCTCCATAAGGATTCTTGTAAATGACTAAATATCCATTTGTAGGAAGTTTGTGGGTTATAAAAACATGTAAATTCTGCACTATCTAATCTCCTGTGATGAATAAAATCCCTTCAGGCATATACAATAGTTGTCAGAATTTGATGTCCTCTTTTTTTTGACATATTATTCTGGTATTTCCAAAACTCTGCTTCCTAGTTTATGACTCCAAATAAAGGAGCGATGGCTAATTAGCTGAATTTTGCAAAAAGCCAATGAGCTAGCTGCATTACAAGTAATAAAATTTGCTTAACTACTTTGCTGCTGGGCTTCCCATTCCTAAGTCTGAACTAATACATTCATTTGAAGTTCCATTGAAATAAGTGGACACTGACATATCTGGTCCAGAACATGCAGCAGCCCTGGGGTTGCATTTTGCTGGACATACTCAGCAGACTCAACAAATCCTACAGTTGAACTGTGTTTTCACTAAAAAGGCTTAAAATGAAGCTATTTATAAGGCAAGAAATGATTACTCATGACAATAGGTACATGCTGACAATAGGTACATGTCACAAACAAAATGGGCAGAGTAGCTAATATGCCAATTCCATTTTTTACTTTGTGGTTTTGTATATACTTTGACTACAGAAGGGGAATAGTTTTTTGCCTTGTAGATATTTGCAGTACCTAAAAGTAGAATAAACATTGGTTAggtatattattaattattattattattattttttgcatcAAAATTGTGGTTTTTTTATTGGTCTAAGTCCTTAAGGCCTATGGAGAGTGCAGAAGGCGGGAGAAAGCACAATGTTTATGTGTCTGTTTTAGTGTATTTTAATACTCTATTCTTTTAAGACATATTTAAGTTTGTTTGTTCATTCTGCTATAACAAATGACACTGGAGAGACTGTAGTGCTGTGttaaatttataaaaacaacTCAGAATTTGCTTTATAGAAACCTGTACAAGGCCCCAAATACATCTTGTGGGGCTTACACAGACTTGTGTAGAGACTGCGGATTGGCCTTTGTTTCAGATGAATTCatctaatttcttttaaaataaacaacataCCTCTTTAAATGTGCCATGAGATACCTTAAGGTTTCACAGTGTGCAGGTGGCAGTAGTTTCAATGCTTCATGAAGTGTTTCTAACTGTTCATCAGGATCCATGGTTTCTGAAACAGAAACATTTAAATATCAGTGCAGATAATGCCAGACTTCAAGCAGAGAAGTAGACACACGGTAGGTTTGGGGAGTGACAGGTCTGAAAGGAATCCTCATGATTAAATCTGCCTGTTTATCTCCCGATTATGTCAATGAGCTTTGGTTTAGCTTTAATCAATTTTAATCCTTTTTCTGGGAGGTCTCTTCTGGAATGACGCTGTTGTGACAGTTTCCATGGCCTCCCCAATGCACTGTCAAGAACAGGGTTAGAGGAGAAGAGCTGTGATGAGTTGTGACATGTGAAttcctgtccactaggaactggactgagtcCACCAAGACATTCCTCATAGGTACTGAAAAAGTTGTCAAGATAGTAATTACTACTGACTTGGACTAGTTTTGCAcaagtgacctagaggtgaaattctgggCCTACTCAAGTCTACtcgagttttgccattgacttcaatgggtctgAGATTTCATCCCTAGGGGTCCTTTATCTCATTACCAATCACTCTCATAAATTACCTCATTCccagtaaaataaaatgaagggtACTTTGAATTATGACATTGTTAGATAAATAGGACCATTCAACACTTGGTGACAGGAAAAGGAGTTACTCATCCTgcacagtaactgtggttcttcataTGTACTATGAGAACATATCTTTCCAGTATGTGTAgtgaaaaggaaacatttgagaaaaatggaggagaaactgaaacaaagatcACTTAGTACAACATTCTTATAATCTATGGCACATACTCAGTCCTGTTTTCATCTCAATTTATAGCACTCATGTGAAGAGCTTAAGCAGTACTTAATTAATAAcacatgttaaaaaacaaaacagagagagaaaaagggacaacgaaaaacaggaaaaatgttattttatacTTACTTGCAGAATCTATAAATTTTGGGTAGGCATCGTATGTGATAAGTGGAATTGGCAAATCCCTGAAGTACAATTTAAGTGCACCAGTGATAATATTGATATCTTCATACATATTCACAGAAATATCTGctttttccccatctgtgtaTAGAAAGCAGCTgacattaatgttttaaaaatataaatagatcTAGACTAATATTCAGTGGAAAAATCTAGGCTGTTTAGCAATTATTAAGATCAGCACAGCCACAGATTCTGGAGTATGTAAACTAACCAATAAAACCTGTTCTTTGACTGTGAATTTCACTGTTTCAGGATAAAGCCTAAAGCCTTTTGTACAGAGACAAGTCCTTTTTTCATCTAAGATTAACAAAAAAATGTTATGCAGAAACCCATGTGACTGTTTTAATGGTGACTGTCTGTGTTGTAAAAATGTGTTGCAGATCAACTATATTTGAACATATCACTTTGCCAAAAACAcatttgtcagcactgaatgGGAAATGAGGAATGTTTgcaaaaaggaaaatgtttttagTACTTAGTCGCTAGGACAGGCATGTGCTCACCCTCTCAGAGCAGTGGTGCTATTTATTCTTGAGTTCAATGGGCACTAGGCCAGGGCCTGAATTTGTCCAGCACCTCAAGCCCAGCTAGGACCACACAGAAGGCAGGTGTTATTTGAGCTCTCTTTGTGTAGCCCCAGTAGCCTTGAGAGGCAAAGAGGGATGGAATTTTTGGCTCAGTAAAAAAAACATATGGGGAGGGAACACATCTCCCTGCCACTGATTGCTACTGTGGGGTATTGAGGGTGGGAACTCCTTATTTCTCTCATTGCCTTTGGTGGAAGAGGAAGGATGTTTAGCCCATGAGTTCCTTATTATTTTGGAGCTATCATTCAGGGAGAGGGCTTTCAGTTGCACTGCTCCTTTAAGGTTCTTCTCCAGCTGACTCATGATCCCACCAAGAGAGGAGCCTGGGGGTTCACTCGTAAATCAGGACAATAACTGAGAATGTTCACTACTTTCCTACCCCAATGACATCGTTGCCAAGAGCCAAACTGTCATAGTCAGGCTGTGGAGAGACAAACTCTGCCGAAGGGAAAAGGGCAGCTTTTGGCAACCCAGGCCAAAATGCGATTTGTGTGTTTGTCCAGGTGGGGTACCCCTCCACTCAGCATAATGACCAACCTCTGCATCTGCAGAGCCCAACAGGCAGATGGAGCCTGCGCTGAGGCACCCCTAGGGCTGAACAGAACCCTTCAAATGTGCTGGCATAAAAGTTGCAGCAGATACAAAAGCAGATACCTCTGTCAAATGCCATTTTGACATCTTCAATTAGGTCACTAAAGCCTGAAACTCTGTATAGTCCTTCAGAATTAAGACCTGTTAGGAGAGAACATTTTCACTTGATTAAAATTAGTATTAACTTTGCATCTCCCTTAAAACTGGCTTGTCCCTGCCCAGGTTCTTCATTTAAGGTAATGAGGCAACAAGGTTAGTTAGGTTTCAAAAGCTTTACCAGGTTTTTCATTTGGAATACAATTTCAGCCCCATCCTTTTAACCCTGACCCTTGCATCAACCGCATTGTTAGGCTCAGCTCCCAATCATTTTATGTAGTCATGTTTATGATAATGATTCCAAGAGGTGAAAAAACAGATTAGCCCAATTACAAGCTAATTCTTTTTAATCAGCTAATTGAGATTAGCATAGTAGATGTACAGTAAATATTTTAGAAGCAAACCATATATTCTAGTAAAGAATATTAAATGTGGGCTGGGAGAACTATGAAGATGAAATATGTAAATACTGGCTACTCTAGTTTTTACTGTGTTAATCTTTCTGATTAAAGTACCATGGGAAGTATAGGAGGCGGAAGATGCACATGTACATCAATGAGATAGGAGATCATCCAAGACTGGAGTTTAGCAAGCATGAAGCTATGTCAAAACAGTACTGTATGCTGTGCATTATAAAACACGCATTGCATCTGTCCATTTCTTGTTCATTAATTAGAGGAGTCCTTATAAGACTAAGTAATTTCagcagagcttttaaaaaaatcagatatttgTGAACCAACAAACAACACCAAGTATGATATGAACTGTGTAGAATAATTGGCAGTCATAAAATACCCTGTTTGAAACTGTTTTGAGCAACCATAAATTCAGCGAAAACCCAAATGACCCAGATCAATCTAAAGGGATTATCATTAAAGCAACCAAAGTCCATTAATGATGTCTTACCTCTAGATTCAATTTCTCTAATACACATGTCTACTACCATTGGCCTTTTAGTGATGTGTGCTTTTACTAGCGTTGTAAGGTCACAGCTGTACACTTTTTTGACATGCTTCAGATCTGGCTTGCAGTCATTTGGGACCATTTTGGAACACTGCTTGTGAACATTTAAACCACAATCtgggagaaaaaatgaaaaaacaattaACCCAATGTTGGGTGAAAATGTGCTGTAATGTTAATATAATAAAGTATGTATTACTTCTAcaggggtctgatcctgcagaccTCATTCCTGTAAGGACTGTTCCTGTGAGTAAGCTGAAAAGGACTGATGCAGATTTTAAAGAACACTTACTAGCTGAATACATTCCATTCTAAGATGCAAAAACAGACGTTTCCTCTACTACAGGATTTAACAGAAATCAACCGATTGAAAATCAAATGGTCCAAGTCCTTAATTCTCTATCAAATCGCATAGGTTTTTACAGTAATTTCAACAGAACCCTATTGGTTTAATCCCCATTACATTCTGTAGGACTTTTCCATAGGGGAAGAGATCTATTACTCTGTAATGTTTTTCTCTTCCTATATTTTATATGTGACTATTTCATGATCTAATACCTTCCCCatatctttatatttattttaggctaagtctacactacaaaccacTTTCGGCGGCATGTAGTGTATGTATAGCTACACGCGGCAGTCAAAAGCACACTACatctgtggtgtgtagctacacgtgGCAGTGAAAGGCCCTGGCAGATGGCCTTTCCttcctgcagtgaaaggctctggcagtggggagaagCTGAAACAAGGCTGAGCCTTTCCCTGCCTCTTACTCCCTTCCAGAGGAAGGGCTTCAGCAGTGCAGGAGCTGGCAGAGACTTtcactgctgctggagcctttccttatagcagggaatggctccagcagtggggagttGCTGGAGTCTTCCCCTGCATAGGAGAAAGGCTCCAGCTGTTGAGATCTGGCAGCCTTTTCCcacccttccaccccacccccactccatccactgttggagtctttccctgcaaaGGAGAAGGGGACCAGTAGTGAGAGGTAACGGGACActacacagctaaaaatagcagtggagctGGGAAGGCATGGCTTGGCCCAGTAGAGGATGTCTAGGTACGTACTCTGGGTTTATACCCACATCCTTCAGGTGTGTCTTGACTGGCTTAATCCATGTTTCACTGTCTATGCTGCTGTTTATACTTGTACTATGAGAGCT of Natator depressus isolate rNatDep1 chromosome 11, rNatDep2.hap1, whole genome shotgun sequence contains these proteins:
- the CHN1 gene encoding N-chimaerin isoform X3; the protein is MISREEADQLLSVAEGSYLIRESQRQPGTYTLALRFGNQTRNFRLYYDGKHFVGEKRFESIHDLVTDGLITLYIETKAAEYIAKMTINPIYEHIGYTTLNREPAHKKHMPTLRDTYDGKESTGEDEVAEKRLTSLVRRATLKENEHIPKYEKVHNFKVHTFRGPHWCEYCANFMWGLIAQGVKCADCGLNVHKQCSKMVPNDCKPDLKHVKKVYSCDLTTLVKAHITKRPMVVDMCIREIESRGLNSEGLYRVSGFSDLIEDVKMAFDRDGEKADISVNMYEDINIITGALKLYFRDLPIPLITYDAYPKFIDSAKTMDPDEQLETLHEALKLLPPAHCETLRYLMAHLKRVTLHEKENLMNAENLGIVFGPTLMRAPELDAMAALNDIRYQRLVVEMLIKNEDILF
- the CHN1 gene encoding N-chimaerin isoform X4 yields the protein MKRAIFGNQTRNFRLYYDGKHFVGEKRFESIHDLVTDGLITLYIETKAAEYIAKMTINPIYEHIGYTTLNREPAHKKHMPTLRDTYDGKESTGEDEVAEKRLTSLVRRATLKENEHIPKYEKVHNFKVHTFRGPHWCEYCANFMWGLIAQGVKCADCGLNVHKQCSKMVPNDCKPDLKHVKKVYSCDLTTLVKAHITKRPMVVDMCIREIESRGLNSEGLYRVSGFSDLIEDVKMAFDRDGEKADISVNMYEDINIITGALKLYFRDLPIPLITYDAYPKFIDSAKTMDPDEQLETLHEALKLLPPAHCETLRYLMAHLKRVTLHEKENLMNAENLGIVFGPTLMRAPELDAMAALNDIRYQRLVVEMLIKNEDILF
- the CHN1 gene encoding N-chimaerin isoform X2 produces the protein MNTDHLFGNLTVENRPKYYGREFHGMISREEADQLLSVAEGSYLIRESQRQPGTYTLALRFGNQTRNFRLYYDGKHFVGEKRFESIHDLVTDGLITLYIETKAAEYIAKMTINPIYEHIGYTTLNREPAHKKHMPTLRDTYDGKESTGEDEVAEKRLTSLVRRATLKENEHIPKYEKVHNFKVHTFRGPHWCEYCANFMWGLIAQGVKCADCGLNVHKQCSKMVPNDCKPDLKHVKKVYSCDLTTLVKAHITKRPMVVDMCIREIESRGLNSEGLYRVSGFSDLIEDVKMAFDRDGEKADISVNMYEDINIITGALKLYFRDLPIPLITYDAYPKFIDSAKTMDPDEQLETLHEALKLLPPAHCETLRYLMAHLKRVTLHEKENLMNAENLGIVFGPTLMRAPELDAMAALNDIRYQRLVVEMLIKNEDILF